The following are from one region of the Heliangelus exortis chromosome 29, bHelExo1.hap1, whole genome shotgun sequence genome:
- the LOC139788599 gene encoding gastrin/cholecystokinin-like peptide isoform X2 — translation MQVKVCISLTLTILVTTGLCQPAAEARGTAGTPRRIPPNLVRRDWPESLSQEQKHLISQFLPHIFTELGEHKGSVHWDEGTEALHDHYYPDWMDFGRRSAQDGADAV, via the exons ATGCAGGTGAAGGTGTGCATCAGCCTCACCCTCACCATCCTGGTGACCactgggctgtgccagcccGCAGCAGAGGCTCGGGGTACAGCGGGGACCCCCCGTAGGATCCCCCCCAACCTGGTCCGGCGGGACTGGCCCGAGTCGTTGTCCCAGGAGCAGAAGCATCTCATCTCCCAGTTCCTGCCCCACATCTTCACAG AGCTGGGTGAGCACAAGGGCTCCGTGCATTGGGATGAGGGGACAGAGGCTCTGCACGACCACTACTACCCCGACTGGATGGACTTTGGCCGCCGCAGCGCTCAGGATGGGGCTGATGCTGTGTAG
- the LOC139788599 gene encoding gastrin/cholecystokinin-like peptide isoform X1, which produces MVLGDEPGRGTEKAWGPAGGTEGTLGSSRRDGEGTWGPAVLWGGTRVTCGLNGCPQSWGHSPSAPLSLSLSTAMQVKVCISLTLTILVTTGLCQPAAEARGTAGTPRRIPPNLVRRDWPESLSQEQKHLISQFLPHIFTELGEHKGSVHWDEGTEALHDHYYPDWMDFGRRSAQDGADAV; this is translated from the exons ATGGTTCTAGGGGACGAACCAGGGAGAGGGACGGAGAAGGCTTGGGGACcagcaggagggacagaggggactttgggaagcagcaggagggatggagaggggacTTGGGGACCAGCTGTACTCTGGGGTGGAACGCGGGTCACCTGTGGGCTGAACGGGTGTCCTCAGTCCTGGGgtcacagcccctctgctcccctgtcCCTCAGTCTCTCCACAGCCATGCAGGTGAAGGTGTGCATCAGCCTCACCCTCACCATCCTGGTGACCactgggctgtgccagcccGCAGCAGAGGCTCGGGGTACAGCGGGGACCCCCCGTAGGATCCCCCCCAACCTGGTCCGGCGGGACTGGCCCGAGTCGTTGTCCCAGGAGCAGAAGCATCTCATCTCCCAGTTCCTGCCCCACATCTTCACAG AGCTGGGTGAGCACAAGGGCTCCGTGCATTGGGATGAGGGGACAGAGGCTCTGCACGACCACTACTACCCCGACTGGATGGACTTTGGCCGCCGCAGCGCTCAGGATGGGGCTGATGCTGTGTAG
- the EIF1 gene encoding eukaryotic translation initiation factor 1: MSAIQNLQPFDPFADASKGDDLLPAGTEDYIHIRIQQRNGRKTLTTVQGIADDYDKKKLVKAFKKKFACNGTVIEHPEYGEVIQLQGDQRKNICQFLVEIGLAKDDQLKVHGF; the protein is encoded by the exons ATGTCCGCTATCCAGAACCTCCAACCCTTCG ACCCCTTTGCTGATGCAAGTAAGGGTGATGACCTGCTCCCTGCCGGCACTGAGGACTACATCCATATAAGGATCCAGCAGCGGAACGGCAGGAAGACCCTCACCACAGTCCAGGGCATCGCGGATGATTACGATAAAAAGAAACTAGTGAAGGCCTTCAAAaag AAATTTGCCTGCAATGGTACTGTAATTGAACACCCCGAATATGGAGAAGTGATTCAGTTGCAGGGTGACCAGCGCAAGAACATATGTCAGTTCCTCGTGGAG aTTGGACTGGCTAAAGACGACCAGCTGAAAGTCCATGGGTTTTAA